A window of Heliomicrobium undosum genomic DNA:
ACCGGATTACCACAGACCTGCAAAACGTAGTCATGAAGGTCCGCATGGTGCCCATCGAACAGGTCTTCAACCGCTTTCCCCGTATGGTCCGCGATCTGGCGAAGGAACTGGGGAAAGAGATCAACCTCATCGTCGAGGGCAAAGAGACAGAATTGGATCGCACCGTCATCGACGAAATCGGCGACCCTTTGGTCCATTTGATCCGCAACGCCATCGACCACGGCGTGGAAATGCCCGATATTCGTCGGCAAAAGGGAAAACCTGTCGAAGCGGTTGTCCGCCTGGTGGCCAAACACGAAGGGAACAACGTCATCATCGAAGTGGAAGACGACGGCAGGGGCATGGATCCGCAGGTGCTGCGGACCAAAGCGGTGCAAAAAGGACTGATCACCGCCAAAGAGGCGGAGCAGTTGGATGATCAAGGCGCACTCAACCTGATTTTCATGGCAGGCTTCTCAACAGCGGAAAAGGTGTCCGACGTGTCCGGCCGCGGCGTCGGTCTTGACGCTGTACGGACTAAGATCGAATCACTCAGCGGTTCAGTGGAGATCGAAACGAAACCGAATGCGGGAACTAAATTCAAAATCCGCCTGCCGCTGACCTTGGCCATCATCCAAGCCCTGCTGGTCAATGTGGGCGAGGAGATCTACGCCATCCCCCTTGGCACCATCGACGAAACGACGAGCATCATCCCCACGCAGATCAAAAACGTGCAGAGCCAGGAGGTTGTCCTGCTGCGCGGGAGCGTGCTTCCCCTGGTCCGTCTGGACAAAGTCCTCGAAGTGCCCAAAGCAGCCGAGGCGCCAGAAGAACTCTATGTGGTCGTCGTCCGCAAGGGGGAAAAGAAAGCCGGCCTGATCGTCGATTCCTTGATCGGACAACAGGAGATCGTCATCAAATCGCCTGGCAAGCTGCTGCAAGGCATCGGCGGCATTGCTGGAGCAGCGATCCTGGGCAACGGCCAGGTTTCTCTGATTCTCGACGTCGGCACACTGTTTTAGGAGGTGAGGGCCGTGGAAAAGAAGGATTTTTCCGATGAGCTTCAACTGGTCGCATTCGCCCTGGCTGGTGAAGAATATGCCGTCGACATCCATTACGTGCAAGAGATCAACCGATTACTGAACATCACCCGGGTGCCCAAAGCCCCCGTTTACGTGGAAGGCGTCATCAACCTGCGCGGGAATGTCGTTCCTGTGATTGACCTGCGGAAACGGTTCTCACTGCCGCCGCGGGAAACGACCGATCGGACCCGGATCATCATCGTCAAAGTCAAAGAAATCACCGTGGGCATCATCGTCGACGGTGTATCGGAAGTGACACGCATTCCTTCCACTGCTGTCGAACCGCCGCCCGGTCTATGTGGAAGCGTCGATCTTGATTTCATCCACGGTGTCGGCAAACTGGGTGAGCGACTGCTGATCCTCGTCAATCTTGAAAAGATCATCGATCTCGCCGCTGCGGAAGAGGGGTAAATCGCGGCAGGAATCGAAACATCGCTTGCTGCCCCATGAGCATCGGATCGTGCTCGTTCATGGCGGCTGCAGGTGTGAAGGGATGATGGAGGCATGCTGATCAAGGTGGGCATGGCCGACCTGAAGGCATCGAAGGCGCCAGACAACTTAATGACTTCAGGTCTTGGATCCTGCATTGGAATATGTTTGTATGATGCCGTTGCCAAAGTCGGAGGACTGGCCCATATCATGCTGCCTGCATCCACCCAGGCTCGTAGTTCCGAAAACAAGGCCAAATTTGCCGATACGGCGATCCCCGTCCTTTTGGAAGAGATGATCAAACTGGGCGCCGTGAAAAGCCGCTTGGTCGCGAAAATTGCCGGAGGCGCGCAAATGTTTTCCTTCCCTGGCGCCTCTGATGTGATGCGTATCGGCGAACGCAACGCCGAGGCTGTCGTTCAGCGACTGAAACAGGAAAACATCCCGCTCTTGGCCCGGGAGACGGGGGGCAATTTCGGACGAACCATTGAATTGGATACGATGACAGGCAAGTTGCACATTCGCACCATCGACCGTGGCGAAAAGGCGGTTTAGGGAGGAAGGACATTGGGGGGGGCAAAAATTTGGATACCTGTCGCCTTTGCCACATTCATCTGGCTGCTCACCGCCATCATTGCCCTCAGCGCCTCCGTTTCCTTGACGGCTCTTCTGATACGCAGTTTTAGCGCCGCCTTTGTTGTCGGCGCCCTGACTTTTGCTATCGTCTATTACCTTGATAGCATCCTCAAGGATCATGCAGACGAGAAGAATTCTTCTCGGCCAGGGGCTGAGGCGCCCAAGGGAAAATTGGTTGATGTCCAGGTTCCTTCGATGAACCCCTTTGTGCCTGGACAGATTGATGCGGATCTGGACCGGCTCCTGGCTGACGATCCGTCACGGGCTGCGGAAATCGTGCGGAAGATGCAGTTGGATGACTGACCGGACCCTATTCCAACAATCACTTCAGGACCGGGGTAGGTGGAGACGATAATTATACCGGCGAAAGACACTGCGAGAACAGGTCCCCTTTGGGCGTCTTACAAAGACCATAAGGATCCGGCGGCTCGCGAGGAACTGATCCTGATTTATGCCCCTCTGGTGAAGTTTGTCGCTGGCCGGTTAGCGATCAGCCTCCCACCCAATGTGGAGCGGGACGACCTGATCAGTTACGGTGTGTTTGGTCTCATGGATGCGATAGAGAAATTTGATTTGGCTCGGGGCTTGAAGTTTGAAACCTACGCGATCGCACGCATCCGCGGCTCCATACTGGACGGTCTGCGGGCGATGGATTGGGTGCCCGTATCGGTGCGACAAAAAACGCGGGAGTTGGAAAAAACCTACGCCGCATTGTCCCAACGGCTGGGTCGGGAGGCCACCGATGAGGAGGTTGCCCAGGCGCTGGGACTGAACCTGAATGAGTTTGCCAAACTGTTGCAGGATGTCCAAGCGACGACCATTATGTCCCTGGACGAATACTGGCTCACCGATTCGGACAAGGGAGATCCGGTCCGCCTGATCGATTCGCTGGCTGACGAGCAGGTGGAAGAACCGACATCCGCCTTGGAATTTGAAGAGACTCGTCTACTGCTCGCACAGGCTATCGACAAGCTTCCAGAGAAAGAACGCACGGTGATCGCCCTCTATTATTATGAGGGTCTAACATTGAAAGAGATCGGCGCTGTCATCGGCGTATCGGAGTCACGGATCTCCCAGTTGCATACGAAAGCCGTTTTACGATTGAGAGGCCAATTGGCGAGGCAAAAGAAGAAAATATTCTGAACGGGTTGACAAATTGGGTCCTCCGGAGGTGAGAGTGTGAGCGGTTCTAGCATGGATACTGTTCCGGACAATTCGTCTGTTTCCGAAAACCGTCATGGCTGCTTCCAAATCGAGTACCGTTCGGAGGGCGTTGTTCTCTCTGTCTTTCCGCCTGTCGGCAAGGGAAGAGCGGTAACTGTGGAGGAGGTCTTGCAGGAGGTAAAGGAACGGGAGATCCGCAACGCCGATGGGAAAGTCATCCGTACTGCGGTCTTTCGCATGGAACAAAACGTTGTCATCGCCGAACCTCAGCAAGAGATCATCCGTGACGGTCAGGTCAAGGTCGATATCGATCGCGATGGCATGCGGGCCTACTTGATCGTCTACCCCCCCCGTGGGGGGAAGGCCGTCACCCTTGAAGCAGCGAAAAAGGCTTTGGAGCAGGCTGGCGTCATCTATGGCATTGACGAAGAAAAAGTCAGCCACGCCCTTACGCATATCCAAACGGGTCAACGCGTCACCGTAGCCGTTGGGAAGCCTCCGGAGGACGGGAAAAACGCCAAGATTGATTATAAAGTGAATACAGATACCCGGATTCGGCCTGTCGAATTGGAAGATGGACGGGTCGATTTTTACAATTTAAATTTAATCCGCAACGTTCAACCCGGCGAAATCCTCGCCATCCGCACCCCACCGACAGAAGGCATTGCGGGGTCGACGGTGATGGGCAAGGAAATCCGGCCGCGAGCAGGCAAGGACATGCGCATCCCGGCTGGGAAGAACACACAGCTCAGCGAAGATGGATGCATCTTAATGGCAGGCACGGCGGGCCATGTCTATTTTAACGGAGAGAAGATCCAGGTTGATCCTGTTTTTGAACTCAAAGGCGATGTGGACTTTTCCTCAGGCAACCTGAACTTTCTTGGTTCTATTGTCATTCGCGGGTCTGTCACTTACGGTTTTCAGGTCAACTGTGAAGGCGACCTGGAAGTGGGAGGATCCATCGACGGCGGTGCTGTCACCGTTGGCGGGAGCCTCACCGTCCGTCAGGGGATTCAGGGCCAACAAAAATCGATCATCACCGTCAAAGGCAATGTGCTCACACGGTTCATTGAAAACGCCACCGTCAAAGCGGGAGGGGACATCGTCGTCGGTGAAGGAATCATGCACTCCTCCGTCGACGCAGGAAGAGGCGTCACTGTCGGCGGCAAGAAGGGACTTATCGTCGGCGGCCGGTGCCGCGCCGGAGAAGAGATCCACGCGAAAAACGTCGGTTCGCTTCACTCCACTGTGACGGAAATTGAGGTAGGCATTCGCCCCGAAAAACGGGCCGCCTATAATGAATTGGCCAAAAAACTAAACGACGCCTGCGTCAACTTGGATAAAACGGAAAAAGCCGTCAACGTATTGAAAGAGTGGGAAAAACGACAGGGACAACTTCCCATGGAGAAGCGCATGCTGCTCTGGAAGCTGACACAGGCTTATTCGCAACTGTACAAAGACGTAGAAGCCTTGTCATCAGAAAAAGCGGCCTTTGACGCTGAGTTTGAACAGGTCGCCAAAGGCCGCATCCGCGTAGCGGCCCGACTTTACCCGGGCGTCAACATCCGCATCGGTCAGTACACCACGCGCATCCGTGATCCCATCGATTTTACGACGGTCTATATTGATAATGGGGAATTCCGCTTCACACCCTACGCCTAGATTTTTGCGCCTATTCATGGTACGATGGGGGTGAACGCCGGTGACCATTCGTCCCGTCGACATGCAGGTGATCGTGCCCAAGGTGACAGAGGTGGGCAGGCTGCAACAGGTGCAACAGCAGGCTCAGGAACTGCAACAGCAGTTTGTGGCGCAACAGACACAGACGCAAGCTGAACACCGTCAAAAAACGGTGCAGCAATCGCCCCAGTCGGAAGAATCACGCATCGAGGACCGTCAACGATCGAAAGAGCGGCGACAGCCAAAAGGGGAACAGAAGGGAAAGCAGGAACGCGACGACAATCATGATGACGGTTCGCCCGCAGGAGATCCACTCCGGGGCAGGATGCTGGACATTACCATTTAGCAAGAAAACGGGGGATGATGAACTGTGGATTCCGGCACGCTGTTAACAGGGATTGGATGCATCTTGATGGGTGCCGGTCTGACATCGTCATTCATGCAGCGGCAAAATCAGCGGGAAAAGCTGGAGCAGGAGACCCTGCGCAAACAATTGGCTGAAGCCCGTCTGGTGAAAAGGGATATGGAGACGCTTCTGGCTGCGGCCATGCAGACAGGCGATGAAGTGGTAGATCAACTGAAAATAGAAGTAGAAGCGGCTCGCAGGTTGCTCGAAAGATTGGAGACCTTGTCGACCATGGCGGATGAGAGTGCCGAAACGGATGGGTCGTCTCTACGGACGGAAGTCCCCTTTTTGCAGACGGAAGTCCCTCCACTGCGGACCGAAATCCGGTCTCTGCCGACAGAAGTCCGATCTCTACGGGATAACAGAGGGTGTGACGCCTCTCAACAAAACGAATCTCCTACCCGGCGGGAGACTGTCTTGCCGGAAGCATCCGGCGCCGAGAAAGTCAAGCCCATTCGACCGGTCTACATCCAGGAATACCTGCAGCATCAGGGCGCCCGCGCCGCTGCGTCAAGCAGCCCCATGAGCAGGGCGGAAACACTGCTGAAATCGCTGGGAGAGGGCGATCCGCGCCACTGGAGCAAAAGCCAGCGCTATGATTTGATCCCCCAATTGCGACGGATCGGTCTAAATGATGGAGAAATCGCCCAACTGCTTTATCTCGGCAAGGGGGAAGTGCAGTTGGTAAGTGAACTTCGTAGGAGGGCATAAGAGGGTGAACCGCGGTTATACCCCCGGAGATAAGAGAACCTTTCCCGGTCGTCAACCTTTTTGGTCGAGAGACGGGAGGGTTCTCTTTGCTTTGGGTTTGCTCCTTTTCGGCTTTGGTCTCGTCTTGCAATCGTTTACAGGGACGGACAAGCCGGCGCAGACGACCCTTTCGGTCATAGATCCGCAGGGGGCTGAATCGGCTTCCCAGAAAGAGAGTACGCCGCAGGTCCAAAAGCAAAGGGATGCACAGGATGCCTCCATTGACGCGCCGCCTTCCCCTTCTAAAGGATCGCTAAGCGCCAAGCATGAACCGGTTAGCCTGACCATCACGGTCACCTCTGGCGACACCTCGGAGACGGTGGCCCAAAAACTGAAGGCCATCGGCGTCATCGCTGATGCGGAACGGTTCAATCGCTATCTGGTGGAAAACGGCTACGCCACACGGATCCAGGACGGAACCCTCTCCATGTCGGTTGGGTTGGCGGAAGAGGAAATCGCCAAACGCCTGGTCGGAATGCGATAAATATCGACTTTCTCTCTTGTCTTCTCCTATGCATCTATGGTATCATTCTTGATGGTGTATTAATTCCACACGGTTGATGACCCTTTCTCAGGTGCCCTGGCAACGGGGTGGGGGGAGGGGAATGAAGCAACCGGAGGGCAAAACCTGGAAGGAGGTGGATGTTGTGGCGGTTATTTCGATGAAGCAGTTGCTGGAAGCCGGTGTTCACTTCGGACACCAGACCCGGCGCTGGAACCCTAAAATGGCGCCCTACATCTTCACGGAGCGGAACGGTATCTATATCATCGACCTGCAGAAGACGGTTCGCAAAGTTGATGAAGCGTACAATTTCATCCGTGAAGTGGCGACCCAAGGGAAGAAAATCCTGTTTGTCGGCACCAAAAAGCAGGCGCAGGATTCCGTCAAGGAAGAGGCCGAGCGTTGCGGCATGTACTACGTGAACCAGCGCTGGCTGGGCGGTATGCTCACCAACTTCCAGACGATTCAAAAGCGCATCTCCCGTCTGCGCGAACTCGAAAAGATGGAAGCTGACGGCACCTTTGAAGTCCTGCCGAAGAAAGAAGTCTCCAAGCTTCTCCATGAGAAAGAGAAGCTCGAACGCTTCCTCGGCGGCATCAAGGACATGAAGGACCTGCCGGGCGCCATTTTCGTGATCGACCCGCGGAAAGAGCGCATTGCCGTTGCCGAAGCGCGTCGCCTGGGGATCCCCCTGGTCGGCATCGTCGACACAAACTGTGACCCCGACGAGATCGACTATGTGATTCCTGGCAACGACGATGCCATCCGCGCTGTCAAGCTCTTGACAGCCAAGATGGCCGACGCTGTGATGGAAGGCAACCAAGGACAATCGGACGCCCAGTAGTCGAAAGGGGGTGACCGGGGGAAACCCCGCTGTCACCCTTTTTTGATGCCGCCCCCCTTACATAGGCTTCTAAAGGCCGAAGCAAAGGGTTATACTACCCGAATGAGGTCATACGAATAGGAGGAGTTTCGAACATGGTTACTGCAGCCATGGTAAAAGAACTGCGTGAACGGACTGGCGCAGGGATGATGGAGTGCAAAAAAGCGCTGGGCCACACCGATGGGGATATGGAAAAGGCTGTTGCCTACCTGCGCGAACGGGGCCTGGCCGCCGCCGCCAAGAAAGCCAGCCGCGTCGCTGCCGAAGGTCTCGTCGAGTCCTACATCCACGGTGGCGGTCGCATCGGCGTTCTCGTCGAAGTGAACTGCGAAACCGACTTTGTGGCCAAGACCGACGACTACAAAGCCCTCTGCAAGGACATCGCCATGCAGATCGCTGCTGCCAAGCCTGAGTATGTCCGTCGCGAAGAGGTGCCGACTGAGCAGATCGAAAAAGAGAAAGAGATCCTGCGCAACCAAGCCCTCAACGAAGGCAAGCCCGAAAAGATTGTCGACAAGATGGTCGAGGGCCGTGTCGAGAAGTATTACAAAGAGATCTGCCTGCTCGAACAGCCCTTCATCAAAAACCCCGACGTGACCGTTCAGCAGATGATCACCGAAGCCGTGGCCAAGATTGGCGAGAACATCAACGTCCGCCGCTTCGTCCGCTTCGAACTGGGCGAAGGCCTGGCCAAGCGCCAAGATGACTTCGCTTCGGAAGTCATGGCCGAAATCAACAAGTAAGCGAGAAAAAAGCAATACGAAAAAAGGGGACACGTTGTGTTCTCTTTTTTATAAATGCGGTTTTTTCAGGGAAGAGGATTTTCTTTCCGTTTGTAGAAGGGATAAAGTGAAAAGGGGAGGTACGCCCCATTGGAGCCGAAATATAAACGGGTCGTCCTAAAACTGAGCGGGGAAGCGCTGGCCGGTACGAAGGGCTATGGCATCGACCCCGATGTGGTCAATTCCATCGCTGATCAGGTCCGCGATGTAAAACAGAAGTGCGACGTCGAACTGGCCATCGTCGTCGGCGGGGGAAACATCTGGCGCGGCGTTGCCGGTTCCGCCAAGGGCATGGATCGCGCCACAGCCGACTACATGGGGATGCTGGCGACGATCATGAACTCCCTGGCCCTACAGGACGCGCTGGAAAAGCGTGATGTCCATACGCGGGTGCAGACGGCCATTGAGATGCGCCAGGTTGCCGAACCCTACATCCGCCGGCGGGCGATGCGTCACCTGGAAAAGGGACGAGTCGTCATCTTTGCCGCCGGAACGGGGAACCCCTACTTCTCCACCGATACGACAGCGGCCCTGCGGGCGGCGGAGATCGAGGCCGATGTGATCCTCATGGCCAAGCGCGGCGTTGATGGCGTCTATGATTCGGATCCGCGGAAAAATCCGGATGCGAAAAAGATCGACGAACTCACCTACATTGATGTGCTCAACCAGGGACTTGGCGTGATGGATTCGACGGCTACGTCATTATGCATGGATAATCAGATCGCCCTGATCGTCTTCGGCTTGGAAACGCCGGGAAACATCGAACGCGCCATCATGGGAGAGGAAATCGGCACGGTGGTTGGGAGGAAGTAGCATGATCAACGAGATCAAAAAAGAGACGGAAGATAAGATGAAAAAGACGGTGGAGGCCCTGCGCAAGGAATACCAGCATATCCGCGCCGGCCGGGCCAACCCCGCCTTGCTGGAGAAGGTGACTGTCGAGTACTACGGCGCGCCGACGCCGGTGAACCAGTTGGCCAACATCGCGGCGCCGGAGGCGCGATTGCTGACGATCCAGCCCTGGGACAAATCTGTCCTGCCAGCCCTCGAAAAGGCGATTCTCAAATCGGATCTTGGTTTGACGCCGACCAGCGACGGTTCGGTGATCCGCTTGGTCATCCCCCAACTGACGCAGGAGCGGCGCAACGAGCTGGTGAAGACGGTGAAAAAACGAGCCGAGGAACACCGGGTCATCCTGCGCAACCTGCGGAGAGACGCCAACGAGGATGTGAAAGACCTGCAAAAGGAGCACATCATCTCCGAGGACGAGGGGAAGCGCGGCCAGGAGGAGATCCAAAAGCTGACCGACAAGTACATCAAAGAAGTGGACCAGGTGGCCGAGCGCAAAGAAGCGGAGATCATGGAAGTGTGATGACCGCCTTCTGGGACCTGGAACAATTGGAACGGGACCTGATCGGCGTGACGGTGGAAAAGGCCGGTCAGATACTGGGAGAAAGAGGCATTGACGCCGATTTTCAGCCTACCGGCCCAGAACCTGCTCTGGGCGATTCCGACACTTCGGACGTTCCGGGTGCTCCGGACGCTCCAGGTGCTCCGGTGCAACGGGTCATCCAAGTGCGTCCGGGACCATCTCGACTGCTCATTATCTATGGGCGCTTTCGCCGCTATCCATTCCATGGAGTCGACTAGACCCCCTCGGGGCCCCGAGGGGGTTCGTCACTCCCGGCTTTTTATAAAGATAGGGAACATATACGGGAGGGGTCTCTTTGCCACCATCGTTTTGGCCCTTTGGCCGATCAAAGGATGCCGAGCCGGAGCAGTCGCTGATCCAAAAAATTGACCCTCATCGTATACCCCAGCATGTGGCCATCATCATGGACGGCAATGGCCGGTGGGCGAAACGCAGGGGATTGCCGCGCGTCGCCGGGCACCGGGCGGGTGTGCAGTCTCTGCGCCGCGTCCTGGAGACCTGTGAGGAATTCGGTATCCGCTATCTTACCGTCTACGCCTTTTCGACGGAGAACTGGAAGCGCCCTGCCGACGAGGTGAACGCGCTCTTCGATTTGCTTGTCGAGTACCTGCAGCGGGAACTGGACACCCTCCATGACAAGGGGGTGCAGATTCGCGCCATCGGCAAAGTTTCCGAATTGCCTGAAAATCCCCGGAAAGAATTGGAGCGGGCTGTCCGCCATACGGCAAACAATGACAAACTGATCCTCAACGTGGCCCTGAACTACGGCGGACGGATCGAGATCGTCGAAGCGGTCAAGGCCATCGCCCGTCAGGCCCGTGATGGACAGATCGATCCCGAGCGCATCGATGAGGCGTTCCTGAACCGGCACCTCTACACGGCCGATGTGCCTGATCCCGATCTGTTGATCCGGCCATCGGGTGAACTGCGGCTCTCCAATTTCCTGCTCTGGCAGTCGGCCTATACGGAGATCTGGGTCACACCCACCCTCTGGCCTGATTTTGGGCGGAAAGAGATGATCCAGGCGCTCGTCGATTACCAGGGACGGGACCGGCGCTTTGGTGGAGTCAAAGTCTAGGAGGAGCTTCCTGCATGCTCTGGAAACGCGTCGTCAGCGCCCTCGTCGGCGTACCGCTCCTGGTCGCTGTCGTTTGGGCCGGCGGGTGGGCCATGACAGCCGCTGTGATGGTGCTTGCCGTCGGCGGCTTTTATGAATACCTGCAGATGGTCCGGCGGATGGAGGCGGAGCCGCCTGCCTGGTTGGGGTATGCCCTCTCTGTAGCGCTTGTCTTGGCTGCCCATTTCGGCGGTGCGCCGATCCCGGCGATCGTAGCCGCTGCCGGGATTGCCTTTCTGCTCCAACTTGTTCTGGCTTTTCCGAAGGCGAGGCCGGCCGATGGGGCCTTGGCATTCACCGGCGCCTTTGTCATCGCCTGGCTCCTGGGCCACCTGATCCTGTTGCGCAGTCTGCCCAGCGGCGTCGAGGCGGTGTTGATCGCCTTTTTTCTGACCTGGGCCACCGACACGGGCGCCTACTTCGCCGGCCGTTCCCTTGGGAAGCGCCCCTTGGCGGCCCGTGTCAGCCCAAAGAAGACCCTGGAAGGTTCCCTGGGCGGACTGCTTGCAGCGGCGCTCGTCGGTGTCATCCTCGGTCCACGATGGTTTCCCGCTACCTCATGGGTGATTTGGCTGCCCTTTTCCCTGGTCGTCTCCGCTCTGGGTCAACTGGGCGACCTGGCCGAATCGGCCCTGAAACGGATCGCCGGGGTGAAGGATTCGGGGAATCTGATCCCTGGACACGGCGGCGTCCTCGACCGCTTCGACAGCATCCTCTGGACGGCGCCGGCAACCTATTACTTTTTGCGATTCATTGAGGAGTATCTGCGATGAACGACTGGCAACACTGGCTGGGCCATTTCCTTCGCCTGGCCGCCGTCGCCCTCTTTATCGGGCTCGCCTATTTCGTCATCCAATACGCACTCCCCCTGACGGTGGAGGTTTTCCGCCGTCTGGGCGTCTACCTGTTGCCTTTTTTACTGGGGGCGATGATCGCCCTGCTCATTGAACCGGTCGTTGAGTTTCTGACGAAGAAGACGGGCCTCTCTCGAACGTTGACCACCTTTGTGACGCTGCTGCTCTTTCTCGGTCTCGTCAGTGTCGGCCTGGTCGTCGTTATCAGCCGCCTCGTCGTTGAGATGGTCACCATCGCATCGAGCCTGCCGTCGCCTCAGTTTCTGACGAACGCCTTTACGGAATGGACCAAGGCGGTGGCGCCTTATTACGAGCTGATCCATTCGTCGCCGGAGATTTACACGACAGTGGAGCGGATCGCCGGCGAGGGCGTCGTGGCCGTAAAAAATATGGCTGTTTCCGGGTCAAACTATCTCTTAGACATGATCACGTCGCTCCCGTCCTTTTTCACGATCCTGGCCTTCAGCCTGGTGGCCAGCTACTTCTTCAGCCGCGACAAAGGGGCCATCCTGCAGTTGGTCTACAACGTCGTGCCCAACGATCGGGCCGCCCAGGTCCGCCAGGTCATCCTGGAACTTGGCGACGCCTTTGTCGGCTTTGTTCGCGCCCAGGTGATCCTCGTTTCCATCACTGGCTTGTTGACGATCATCGGGCTCTATCTCTTGGACAATGAATATGCCTTTACCATCGGGATCCTTACG
This region includes:
- a CDS encoding chemotaxis protein CheW, which produces MEKKDFSDELQLVAFALAGEEYAVDIHYVQEINRLLNITRVPKAPVYVEGVINLRGNVVPVIDLRKRFSLPPRETTDRTRIIIVKVKEITVGIIVDGVSEVTRIPSTAVEPPPGLCGSVDLDFIHGVGKLGERLLILVNLEKIIDLAAAEEG
- a CDS encoding chemotaxis protein CheD — protein: MLIKVGMADLKASKAPDNLMTSGLGSCIGICLYDAVAKVGGLAHIMLPASTQARSSENKAKFADTAIPVLLEEMIKLGAVKSRLVAKIAGGAQMFSFPGASDVMRIGERNAEAVVQRLKQENIPLLARETGGNFGRTIELDTMTGKLHIRTIDRGEKAV
- the whiG gene encoding RNA polymerase sigma factor WhiG, translated to METIIIPAKDTARTGPLWASYKDHKDPAAREELILIYAPLVKFVAGRLAISLPPNVERDDLISYGVFGLMDAIEKFDLARGLKFETYAIARIRGSILDGLRAMDWVPVSVRQKTRELEKTYAALSQRLGREATDEEVAQALGLNLNEFAKLLQDVQATTIMSLDEYWLTDSDKGDPVRLIDSLADEQVEEPTSALEFEETRLLLAQAIDKLPEKERTVIALYYYEGLTLKEIGAVIGVSESRISQLHTKAVLRLRGQLARQKKKIF
- a CDS encoding DUF342 domain-containing protein, coding for MSGSSMDTVPDNSSVSENRHGCFQIEYRSEGVVLSVFPPVGKGRAVTVEEVLQEVKEREIRNADGKVIRTAVFRMEQNVVIAEPQQEIIRDGQVKVDIDRDGMRAYLIVYPPRGGKAVTLEAAKKALEQAGVIYGIDEEKVSHALTHIQTGQRVTVAVGKPPEDGKNAKIDYKVNTDTRIRPVELEDGRVDFYNLNLIRNVQPGEILAIRTPPTEGIAGSTVMGKEIRPRAGKDMRIPAGKNTQLSEDGCILMAGTAGHVYFNGEKIQVDPVFELKGDVDFSSGNLNFLGSIVIRGSVTYGFQVNCEGDLEVGGSIDGGAVTVGGSLTVRQGIQGQQKSIITVKGNVLTRFIENATVKAGGDIVVGEGIMHSSVDAGRGVTVGGKKGLIVGGRCRAGEEIHAKNVGSLHSTVTEIEVGIRPEKRAAYNELAKKLNDACVNLDKTEKAVNVLKEWEKRQGQLPMEKRMLLWKLTQAYSQLYKDVEALSSEKAAFDAEFEQVAKGRIRVAARLYPGVNIRIGQYTTRIRDPIDFTTVYIDNGEFRFTPYA
- a CDS encoding endolytic transglycosylase MltG, which translates into the protein MGLLLFGFGLVLQSFTGTDKPAQTTLSVIDPQGAESASQKESTPQVQKQRDAQDASIDAPPSPSKGSLSAKHEPVSLTITVTSGDTSETVAQKLKAIGVIADAERFNRYLVENGYATRIQDGTLSMSVGLAEEEIAKRLVGMR
- the rpsB gene encoding 30S ribosomal protein S2; protein product: MAVISMKQLLEAGVHFGHQTRRWNPKMAPYIFTERNGIYIIDLQKTVRKVDEAYNFIREVATQGKKILFVGTKKQAQDSVKEEAERCGMYYVNQRWLGGMLTNFQTIQKRISRLRELEKMEADGTFEVLPKKEVSKLLHEKEKLERFLGGIKDMKDLPGAIFVIDPRKERIAVAEARRLGIPLVGIVDTNCDPDEIDYVIPGNDDAIRAVKLLTAKMADAVMEGNQGQSDAQ
- the tsf gene encoding translation elongation factor Ts — its product is MVTAAMVKELRERTGAGMMECKKALGHTDGDMEKAVAYLRERGLAAAAKKASRVAAEGLVESYIHGGGRIGVLVEVNCETDFVAKTDDYKALCKDIAMQIAAAKPEYVRREEVPTEQIEKEKEILRNQALNEGKPEKIVDKMVEGRVEKYYKEICLLEQPFIKNPDVTVQQMITEAVAKIGENINVRRFVRFELGEGLAKRQDDFASEVMAEINK
- the pyrH gene encoding UMP kinase, producing MEPKYKRVVLKLSGEALAGTKGYGIDPDVVNSIADQVRDVKQKCDVELAIVVGGGNIWRGVAGSAKGMDRATADYMGMLATIMNSLALQDALEKRDVHTRVQTAIEMRQVAEPYIRRRAMRHLEKGRVVIFAAGTGNPYFSTDTTAALRAAEIEADVILMAKRGVDGVYDSDPRKNPDAKKIDELTYIDVLNQGLGVMDSTATSLCMDNQIALIVFGLETPGNIERAIMGEEIGTVVGRK
- the frr gene encoding ribosome recycling factor, whose protein sequence is MINEIKKETEDKMKKTVEALRKEYQHIRAGRANPALLEKVTVEYYGAPTPVNQLANIAAPEARLLTIQPWDKSVLPALEKAILKSDLGLTPTSDGSVIRLVIPQLTQERRNELVKTVKKRAEEHRVILRNLRRDANEDVKDLQKEHIISEDEGKRGQEEIQKLTDKYIKEVDQVAERKEAEIMEV
- a CDS encoding isoprenyl transferase — protein: MPPSFWPFGRSKDAEPEQSLIQKIDPHRIPQHVAIIMDGNGRWAKRRGLPRVAGHRAGVQSLRRVLETCEEFGIRYLTVYAFSTENWKRPADEVNALFDLLVEYLQRELDTLHDKGVQIRAIGKVSELPENPRKELERAVRHTANNDKLILNVALNYGGRIEIVEAVKAIARQARDGQIDPERIDEAFLNRHLYTADVPDPDLLIRPSGELRLSNFLLWQSAYTEIWVTPTLWPDFGRKEMIQALVDYQGRDRRFGGVKV
- a CDS encoding phosphatidate cytidylyltransferase, whose protein sequence is MLWKRVVSALVGVPLLVAVVWAGGWAMTAAVMVLAVGGFYEYLQMVRRMEAEPPAWLGYALSVALVLAAHFGGAPIPAIVAAAGIAFLLQLVLAFPKARPADGALAFTGAFVIAWLLGHLILLRSLPSGVEAVLIAFFLTWATDTGAYFAGRSLGKRPLAARVSPKKTLEGSLGGLLAAALVGVILGPRWFPATSWVIWLPFSLVVSALGQLGDLAESALKRIAGVKDSGNLIPGHGGVLDRFDSILWTAPATYYFLRFIEEYLR